In a single window of the Anaerotruncus rubiinfantis genome:
- a CDS encoding M20 family metallopeptidase, with the protein MNGKEKQVCDYLEEKRDDIIRLLQDLVSKESVNPPGDTRGAAQVILDKLGEYRIPCLEIVSNEVHKSLLATIGEGKQNLLFNAHIDTVPVGDLQKWTTDPFNEPLHGNIMYGRGCADDKGGVAAMVMAMCALRRCGIDLKGRMTVNPVADEETGGENGAKYLLENGYLKPDMVVVGEITTNEVAIVHKGLVWFKITSKGKTAHASTPWDGVNAISKMVGFLHKVEQYYKEELPRHIDPLTPPATYNIGTIEGGPKVNVVSDICTVMLDRRMLAEESLEFVENELQKLLDEYKAEDPEADITFECVNYSPSLRTSPDEELVKKSLAVVSEFGRNDQPVGYKQSSDGRYFSVRGIPTVLIGPGVASVGHTPDENIDVREVVECAKIYAVLAMRLLGYKE; encoded by the coding sequence ATGAACGGCAAAGAAAAACAGGTGTGCGATTATCTGGAGGAAAAACGGGACGATATCATCCGGCTTCTGCAGGACCTTGTCTCAAAGGAGAGCGTCAATCCGCCGGGAGACACCCGCGGCGCGGCGCAGGTGATTCTTGATAAGCTGGGCGAATACCGGATTCCCTGTCTGGAGATCGTTTCGAACGAAGTGCATAAAAGTCTCCTTGCGACCATCGGTGAAGGCAAACAGAACCTGCTGTTCAATGCGCACATTGACACGGTGCCGGTTGGAGACCTGCAAAAATGGACGACTGACCCCTTCAACGAGCCGCTGCATGGGAACATCATGTATGGCCGCGGCTGCGCGGACGACAAGGGCGGCGTGGCTGCAATGGTCATGGCGATGTGCGCGCTCAGGCGCTGCGGTATCGATCTGAAGGGGCGGATGACCGTGAACCCGGTGGCGGACGAGGAGACCGGCGGGGAGAACGGCGCGAAGTATCTGCTCGAAAACGGCTATCTCAAGCCGGATATGGTGGTTGTCGGGGAAATCACAACCAACGAGGTTGCGATCGTACACAAGGGACTGGTTTGGTTCAAGATCACTTCGAAAGGCAAAACCGCGCATGCCAGCACCCCTTGGGACGGCGTGAACGCCATCAGCAAAATGGTGGGCTTCCTCCATAAAGTGGAACAATATTATAAGGAAGAACTCCCCCGGCACATCGATCCGCTGACCCCGCCAGCCACCTATAATATTGGTACGATTGAAGGCGGCCCCAAGGTGAACGTCGTTTCTGACATCTGCACAGTGATGCTCGACCGCAGGATGCTTGCGGAAGAGAGCCTGGAATTTGTGGAGAATGAACTGCAAAAATTGCTGGATGAATACAAAGCGGAGGACCCGGAAGCGGACATCACTTTTGAATGCGTAAACTATTCGCCGTCCCTGCGCACAAGCCCGGATGAGGAGCTGGTGAAAAAATCACTCGCGGTGGTCTCAGAATTCGGTAGAAATGATCAGCCGGTCGGCTATAAGCAGTCGAGCGACGGACGGTATTTCTCCGTGCGCGGCATTCCCACTGTACTCATCGGCCCAGGCGTCGCTTCGGTGGGGCACACTCCGGATGAAAACATTGATGTCAGGGAAGTGGTTGAGTGCGCAAAAATCTATGCTGTGCTGGCGATGCGCCTGCTCGGATATAAGGAGTGA
- a CDS encoding Leu/Phe/Val dehydrogenase has translation MFDTIAEYGHEKIVYCYEPDVNLRAIIGVHSTALGPAVGGCRMRKYATDEEALFDVMRLSRGMSLKNAAANLGVGGGKSVIIADPFTEKTPELLIAFAEAIESLGGIYWTAEDVGMSVDDLNLICRHTKYAMGGTENPYGLGDPSLPTAYGAFLGIKAGAEIKMGITDLSGVKVALQGVGNVGTQLCGLLTKAGADVTVTDVNTARVENAVKEYGVKAVAPDDIYDVDCDIFTPAAFGGSINENTIPRLTAKLVVGPANNQLLKDSDAVLLAKRDIYFIPDFIVSCGGVTMGTAEMFHLTYDEAFKKIEIVTSNVHEVDQIARTRGITTNEAALEMSWGRIRATKAAKKTAK, from the coding sequence ATGTTTGATACCATTGCCGAATACGGCCATGAAAAAATTGTGTATTGCTACGAGCCCGATGTCAATCTGCGTGCAATCATCGGTGTCCACAGCACCGCGCTGGGTCCTGCGGTAGGAGGCTGCCGGATGCGCAAATACGCAACCGACGAGGAGGCGCTGTTCGATGTGATGCGTCTGTCCCGCGGCATGAGCCTGAAAAACGCGGCGGCGAACCTCGGTGTGGGCGGCGGAAAAAGCGTGATCATCGCCGACCCCTTCACGGAGAAAACCCCGGAACTGCTGATCGCTTTTGCGGAGGCAATCGAATCGCTCGGCGGCATCTACTGGACTGCGGAGGATGTGGGCATGTCGGTAGACGACCTCAACCTCATCTGCCGGCACACCAAATATGCCATGGGCGGGACCGAAAACCCCTATGGCCTCGGCGACCCGTCTCTGCCGACCGCCTACGGCGCTTTCTTGGGAATCAAGGCCGGCGCGGAGATCAAAATGGGCATTACCGACCTCTCTGGCGTGAAGGTTGCGCTACAGGGCGTTGGGAACGTCGGCACCCAGCTGTGCGGGCTTCTGACCAAGGCGGGCGCGGATGTCACCGTTACCGACGTAAACACCGCCCGTGTTGAAAACGCGGTGAAGGAATACGGCGTCAAGGCGGTTGCGCCGGACGACATCTACGACGTCGACTGTGACATCTTTACGCCTGCGGCCTTCGGCGGTTCGATCAATGAAAATACCATCCCCCGCCTGACGGCGAAGCTTGTGGTCGGCCCGGCCAACAACCAGCTGCTCAAGGACTCCGACGCGGTGCTGCTTGCGAAACGGGATATCTATTTCATTCCGGACTTTATCGTCTCCTGTGGCGGCGTTACGATGGGAACGGCGGAAATGTTCCATCTGACCTATGATGAGGCGTTCAAAAAAATCGAGATCGTTACCAGCAATGTCCACGAGGTCGACCAGATCGCCCGCACCAGGGGAATCACAACCAACGAAGCGGCGCTCGAAATGTCCTGGGGCCGCATCCGCGCGACAAAGGCAGCCAAAAAAACCGCGAAATAA
- a CDS encoding acetate--CoA ligase family protein yields MRAHDLDCLFYPDSVAVVGASNHPSKASYHVIHNMLKDGYKGRIYPINPKESEVQGLKCYPALKDIHEKVDLLVIGIGAKFVREVFYQAQERDDIKGAIIISAGFAETAIPERVAWQKEIAEICREKGIRLFGPNCNGIMNAENGINTSFAPGVKMRLGNAAYFSQSGALGGTLVVFAGEQPVPMGFNKWAHMGNMSDVTNIEVLRYFGSDDAIDAIAGYMESVRDGRELMETAAQITCKKPVLVLKVGRTELGSRAAQSHTGSLAGSDAIYESAFKQCGIVRVQDVEELTNAMKAISFCKKMKGNRVAVLTEAGGPGIICMDALVAGGVAELAPMSEATRDRLVECLPEMAMVCKPNGYVDMSAAAMEKEHEEALRAVLEDDQTDGVIMISLPPTFLPALEVVKGLVPVIKAYQKPVFLCLFKGEAMAEARAYLEENGIPTFDTPNQAAQAMGDLIRASRNLGEVRFTRGSEAENPHPLVKQAHEEGRNLLEPEAMNLLRDYGIPVGKFGWAKSRAEAGKLADEIGYPLVMKIVSPQIIHKSDYGAVKLNLQNRTQVEEEYDKLIAHVLSLKPDAEMKGVILAPMVNGGVEVIAGMVKDPQFGPSIMFGSGGILVELLKDVSFRIAPLREQDAEDMIRETKAYKMLCGMRGDSPKDIGAMVNLLVSLGRLAAENPMIQEIDLNPVKAQEQGINILDARIIIG; encoded by the coding sequence ATGAGAGCGCATGATTTGGATTGCCTCTTTTACCCGGATTCAGTCGCGGTGGTCGGCGCGTCCAACCATCCGAGCAAAGCGTCCTACCATGTAATACATAACATGCTGAAAGACGGGTACAAAGGCAGAATTTATCCGATAAACCCCAAGGAGAGCGAAGTTCAGGGCCTCAAATGTTATCCGGCGCTGAAGGATATTCACGAGAAGGTCGACCTTCTGGTCATCGGCATTGGGGCTAAATTTGTACGCGAAGTGTTCTATCAGGCCCAGGAGCGGGACGATATCAAAGGCGCGATTATCATTTCCGCCGGCTTTGCCGAAACTGCGATCCCTGAACGGGTCGCATGGCAAAAGGAGATCGCGGAAATTTGCAGGGAGAAGGGCATTCGTCTGTTCGGGCCGAACTGCAATGGCATTATGAACGCGGAAAACGGGATCAACACCTCGTTTGCGCCAGGCGTGAAAATGCGGCTTGGGAATGCCGCCTATTTTTCCCAGTCGGGCGCGCTGGGCGGAACGCTGGTCGTCTTTGCGGGCGAGCAGCCGGTCCCGATGGGCTTTAACAAATGGGCTCATATGGGCAATATGTCCGACGTGACCAACATCGAAGTGCTGCGGTATTTCGGATCAGACGACGCGATCGATGCGATTGCAGGTTATATGGAGAGTGTGCGGGATGGGCGTGAGCTCATGGAAACCGCCGCCCAGATCACTTGTAAAAAGCCGGTCCTGGTTCTCAAGGTGGGCCGCACCGAACTCGGCTCCCGCGCGGCACAGTCGCATACTGGTAGCCTGGCAGGGTCGGATGCCATCTACGAAAGCGCCTTTAAACAGTGCGGTATCGTACGTGTGCAGGATGTGGAGGAGCTTACCAATGCGATGAAAGCGATCTCTTTCTGCAAGAAGATGAAGGGCAACCGTGTGGCGGTCCTGACCGAAGCGGGGGGACCGGGAATCATCTGTATGGACGCGCTGGTTGCGGGCGGCGTGGCCGAACTGGCCCCGATGTCCGAGGCGACCCGCGACCGGCTGGTGGAGTGTCTGCCGGAGATGGCGATGGTCTGCAAACCCAACGGCTATGTCGACATGTCGGCCGCCGCGATGGAAAAGGAGCACGAGGAGGCGCTGCGCGCCGTGCTCGAGGACGATCAGACTGACGGCGTGATCATGATTTCGCTCCCGCCGACCTTTTTGCCCGCCCTCGAAGTGGTCAAAGGGCTTGTCCCAGTCATCAAAGCGTATCAAAAACCAGTATTCCTCTGCCTGTTCAAGGGAGAAGCGATGGCTGAGGCCCGCGCTTACCTGGAGGAGAACGGCATTCCGACGTTTGACACGCCGAATCAGGCGGCACAGGCGATGGGCGACCTGATCCGTGCTTCCCGAAATCTGGGTGAGGTGCGTTTTACCCGCGGCAGCGAAGCGGAAAATCCGCATCCGCTGGTAAAACAGGCGCATGAAGAGGGCCGCAACCTGCTTGAGCCGGAAGCGATGAATCTGCTTCGGGATTACGGGATTCCGGTCGGAAAGTTTGGATGGGCGAAGAGCCGTGCGGAGGCTGGAAAACTGGCCGATGAAATTGGATATCCGCTCGTCATGAAGATTGTTTCTCCACAGATCATCCATAAGAGCGATTACGGCGCGGTGAAGCTCAACCTGCAAAACCGCACGCAGGTCGAGGAGGAATACGATAAACTGATTGCCCATGTGCTCTCGCTTAAGCCGGACGCTGAAATGAAAGGGGTCATCCTTGCGCCAATGGTGAATGGCGGCGTGGAGGTGATCGCGGGCATGGTGAAGGACCCGCAGTTCGGCCCGTCGATCATGTTTGGCAGCGGCGGCATCCTGGTTGAACTGCTCAAGGACGTGAGCTTCCGCATCGCGCCGCTGCGGGAGCAGGACGCGGAGGATATGATCCGCGAGACCAAAGCCTACAAGATGCTTTGCGGTATGCGCGGGGATAGCCCGAAGGATATCGGCGCAATGGTAAACCTGCTGGTGAGCCTCGGCCGGCTTGCTGCGGAGAACCCGATGATCCAGGAGATCGATCTCAATCCGGTCAAAGCGCAGGAGCAGGGGATCAATATATTGGATGCGCGCATCATCATCGGATGA
- a CDS encoding thiamine pyrophosphate-dependent enzyme gives MYQIETVSKGLVAHGVSTCHGCGLEFVIRTVVEELGPRTIIVIPPGCSAVFSGCSYETALKIPGFQGNLENTAAYAAGISRGLRVQGIEDVHVLGFAGDGATVDIGLQALSGAMERNENIIYVCYDNEAYMNTGIQGSGSTSYHAWTTTTPAGKKGMPKDMMMIAKAHKIPYAASASVGYLDDLKRKVKKAKNVKGMAYLHVCAPCPTGWGYKPEDTVKIAKLAVDTGAWALYEIEDGKVHITKNVANRKPIEEYLKIQKRFRGMSDDDIRYLGEQVAKNCDELERLEKLYQ, from the coding sequence ATGTATCAAATAGAGACAGTATCGAAGGGCCTGGTAGCGCATGGCGTCAGCACCTGTCATGGATGCGGCCTTGAATTTGTTATCCGCACGGTGGTTGAAGAGCTTGGCCCGCGCACCATTATCGTAATCCCGCCGGGATGTTCCGCCGTTTTTTCCGGATGTTCCTATGAAACGGCCCTCAAAATTCCAGGTTTCCAGGGGAATTTGGAAAACACAGCGGCCTATGCGGCGGGCATCAGCCGCGGCTTGCGCGTGCAGGGGATCGAGGATGTCCATGTGCTTGGTTTCGCGGGTGACGGCGCCACGGTCGATATCGGGCTGCAGGCACTTTCCGGCGCGATGGAACGCAATGAAAATATTATCTATGTCTGTTATGACAACGAGGCGTACATGAATACCGGTATCCAGGGATCGGGGTCCACTTCCTATCACGCATGGACTACCACGACCCCAGCGGGTAAAAAAGGAATGCCCAAGGATATGATGATGATTGCGAAAGCGCATAAGATCCCATATGCGGCAAGTGCGTCGGTCGGCTATCTGGACGACCTGAAACGAAAGGTGAAGAAGGCCAAGAACGTCAAAGGAATGGCTTATCTGCATGTCTGCGCTCCCTGCCCGACCGGATGGGGCTATAAACCCGAGGATACCGTCAAGATCGCGAAGCTCGCAGTTGATACCGGCGCATGGGCCCTTTATGAAATTGAGGACGGAAAGGTTCATATCACAAAGAATGTCGCAAACCGCAAGCCGATCGAGGAATACCTGAAGATCCAAAAGAGGTTCAGGGGCATGTCGGATGACGACATCCGTTATCTCGGAGAACAGGTCGCAAAAAATTGCGACGAGCTGGAACGTCTGGAAAAACTCTATCAGTAA